From the Oligoflexus sp. genome, the window CTGGGAAATTTCGCTCATAGCGTTGTGGACACCCACCTTATCGATCAACCACGCGGCTTTCAGCGTCAAAAGACGAGCCATATCAATACGCATGCGCGCCTCGGCGATGATGTCGCGATTGCCGCCGAGTTCAACCAGAGGCTTGCCGAAGGCCACACGCTGGCTCGCGCGCTGGCAAAGAAGTTTCAGAGCCCGCTCGGCCGCGCCGATGGCCCGCATACAGTGATGAATGCGGCCGGGTCCCAGGCGTCCCTGAGCGATTTCAAAGCCGCGGCCGGGTCCTGCGATCAAGGCATTTAATGGCAAGCGAACATTATGGAACGAAACCTCGCCATGACCATAGGGAGCATCGTAGCTGTGAAAAACGGGCAGCATGCGCTCGATTTTTACGCCGGGTGCATCCAAAGGAACCAGCACCATGGAATGTCGCTGATGCCGGGGCGCATTCGGATCGGACACGCCCATGAAAATACCGACCTTGCAGGCCGGATGACCCACGCCCGAACTCCACCATTTGCGCCCGTTCAGGACGATTTCCGAGCCTTCCACACGGCAGGTCGCCTGCATGTTGGTGGCATCGGAGGAAGCGACCTCGGGTTCTGTCATGAAAAATACCGATCGAATGCGACCGTCAAGCAGCGGCTTCAACCAGCGTTCC encodes:
- a CDS encoding acyl-CoA dehydrogenase family protein translates to MDFSLSERAQTLSQKIRAFLDQHVLPQEALYFQQLGADGPHWREWKVPAIMETWKAAAREQGLWNLFLPPHGTAGLSNCDYAPLAEIMGHSPIAPEIFNCNAPDTGNMEVLHKYGSEEQKERWLKPLLDGRIRSVFFMTEPEVASSDATNMQATCRVEGSEIVLNGRKWWSSGVGHPACKVGIFMGVSDPNAPRHQRHSMVLVPLDAPGVKIERMLPVFHSYDAPYGHGEVSFHNVRLPLNALIAGPGRGFEIAQGRLGPGRIHHCMRAIGAAERALKLLCQRASQRVAFGKPLVELGGNRDIIAEARMRIDMARLLTLKAAWLIDKVGVHNAMSEISQIKVVAPNVAQDVIDQAIQIHGGAGLSDDFPLAALYAYARVLRIADGPDEVHRNLIAKLEWKRQGLG